In methanogenic archaeon ISO4-H5, the following are encoded in one genomic region:
- a CDS encoding RNA-metabolising metallo-beta-lactamase, giving the protein MKMKCNFLGGADIVGRMAMTMEVDGKTMLVEYGISPTKPPEYPLPIPGKIDHVFLTHSHLDHCGMIPAVCGKQNCELFTTPLTAEIAELMMYDSLKIAKAEGYPQPYTQKDIETTMKHVVPLTFDDTIELGKVDVTFRSAGHVPGATMFEFQGEEGSTIYSGDIHTEDQKLVLGARPRDCRNLFIEGTYGGRNHPPKEETINAFIAKIDEVIDRGGRVIIPCFAVGRTQEIMLLLKNLGYEMWVDGMGRSVTNLFLDYPEYIRNAKSLKAAKKTFNEVRSSAMRRKAVEGQIIVTTGGMLDGGPVLTYLRTLKDDPKNAILLVGYQAEDTNGRMLMEKGCIDLDGEIVNVACEVQKFDFSAHAGHDQIVEFIRACDPENVIIMHSETRELFLPDLEDYNVILPKPNEPFELDI; this is encoded by the coding sequence ATGAAAATGAAATGCAACTTCCTCGGAGGGGCCGACATCGTTGGACGTATGGCCATGACGATGGAGGTCGACGGGAAAACCATGCTTGTGGAGTACGGAATCAGTCCCACCAAGCCCCCGGAGTACCCGCTCCCCATCCCCGGAAAAATCGATCACGTTTTCCTGACCCACAGCCACCTCGACCACTGCGGTATGATCCCCGCAGTGTGCGGAAAACAGAACTGCGAGCTGTTCACCACCCCTCTGACCGCCGAGATCGCGGAGCTGATGATGTACGACAGTCTCAAGATCGCCAAGGCCGAGGGATACCCCCAGCCCTACACTCAGAAGGACATCGAGACTACCATGAAGCACGTCGTCCCCCTCACCTTCGACGACACCATCGAGCTCGGTAAGGTCGACGTCACCTTCCGTTCCGCGGGACACGTCCCCGGAGCCACCATGTTCGAGTTCCAGGGAGAAGAGGGCAGCACCATCTACTCCGGCGACATCCACACCGAGGACCAGAAACTGGTTCTCGGAGCCAGACCCAGGGACTGCAGGAACCTCTTCATCGAGGGAACCTACGGAGGCAGGAACCATCCCCCGAAGGAGGAAACCATCAACGCCTTCATCGCCAAGATTGACGAGGTCATCGACCGCGGAGGAAGGGTCATCATCCCCTGCTTCGCCGTCGGAAGGACCCAGGAGATCATGCTCCTGCTGAAGAACCTCGGATACGAGATGTGGGTCGACGGAATGGGAAGGAGCGTCACCAACCTCTTCCTCGACTACCCCGAGTACATCAGGAACGCCAAATCCCTCAAAGCCGCCAAGAAGACCTTCAACGAGGTCAGGAGCAGCGCCATGAGGCGCAAGGCCGTGGAGGGCCAGATCATCGTCACCACCGGAGGAATGCTGGACGGAGGACCTGTCCTCACCTACCTCAGGACCCTCAAGGACGACCCCAAGAACGCCATCCTCCTCGTCGGTTACCAGGCAGAGGACACCAACGGAAGGATGCTCATGGAGAAGGGCTGCATCGACCTCGACGGAGAGATCGTCAATGTGGCATGCGAAGTGCAGAAGTTCGACTTCTCCGCACACGCGGGACACGACCAGATCGTCGAGTTCATCCGCGCCTGCGACCCCGAGAACGTCATCATCATGCACTCGGAGACCAGGGAGCTCTTCCTCCCCGACCTCGAGGATTACAACGTGATCCTTCCCAAACCCAACGAACCCTTCGAGCTGGATATATGA
- a CDS encoding nicotinate-nucleotide pyrophosphorylase PncB gives MNAPDLRPFLEEDVGSGDVTADIFLPEGDGKAVITCEEDCVVAGLDEAVTIFAIGGVKTKEFVKDGDFVKSGTVILEASGSLKSLMTCERTALNFLMRMSGIATLTHTISEEVHAIDPDLRIAATRKTTPGFRYFEKKAVSLGGGWTHRFGLYDMAMVKDNHIAAVGGIDRIAELMKNVPEGLKVEIEVLDFDEGIKAAKCGADIVMADHFPPEEVRKLRDALRKINPDILVEASGNITSKTAVKYAGCADIVSLGELTHSPRAVHFSMDMTY, from the coding sequence ATGAACGCTCCGGACCTCAGACCCTTCCTCGAGGAGGATGTCGGCAGCGGCGACGTGACCGCGGACATCTTCCTCCCCGAAGGTGACGGCAAGGCCGTCATCACCTGCGAAGAGGACTGCGTGGTGGCAGGCCTCGACGAGGCGGTAACCATTTTCGCCATCGGCGGCGTCAAGACTAAGGAATTCGTCAAAGACGGCGACTTCGTCAAGTCAGGGACCGTCATACTGGAAGCGAGCGGTTCGCTCAAATCGCTGATGACCTGCGAACGCACCGCACTCAACTTCCTCATGAGGATGAGCGGCATCGCTACCCTCACCCACACCATCTCGGAGGAAGTCCATGCGATAGATCCAGACCTCCGTATCGCGGCCACCCGCAAGACCACTCCCGGCTTCCGTTATTTCGAGAAGAAGGCGGTCTCGCTGGGCGGAGGATGGACCCACCGCTTCGGCCTCTACGACATGGCCATGGTCAAGGACAACCATATCGCGGCGGTCGGAGGCATCGACCGTATCGCCGAGCTCATGAAGAACGTCCCCGAAGGACTCAAGGTCGAGATCGAGGTCCTGGACTTCGACGAGGGCATCAAGGCGGCCAAATGCGGTGCGGACATCGTCATGGCGGATCACTTCCCCCCGGAGGAGGTCAGAAAACTGCGCGATGCACTCAGGAAGATCAATCCCGACATCCTCGTGGAGGCCTCGGGAAACATCACCTCCAAGACCGCGGTGAAATACGCGGGATGCGCCGATATAGTATCCCTCGGTGAACTCACCCATTCCCCCAGAGCTGTCCATTTCTCTATGGATATGACATACTGA
- a CDS encoding bifunctional phosphoribosylaminoimidazolecarboxamide formyltransferase/IMP cyclohydrolase PurH, translating to MGVEIISTGGTYRLLNENGIKVIEVAEVTGFPEMLDGRVKTLHPKIHAGILARRDVPEHMKAIADMGIEPIDMIVVNLYPFKQTVLKEGATLEEIVENIDIGGPSMIRAAAKNYKSVAVVTGPEQYSDILDAMKANDGEIGEDLLATLMANAFTVTANYDAMIASQMNPRFAKELFPASWPQPVEKVCDLRYGENPNQKAAFYSMPFTKGVTVAKAEILHGKELSYNNILDLDKALDIVMDFERPTATIMKHTNPCGLASDDTIAKAFRTAYDVDPLSAFGCVIALNRKCDLETANMIHEYFVEAVIAPDFDKEALEVLSLKKSIRLLRTNQPIGPAYRVREMKTKKVQGGLLVQTDEDVPVDPENLQVVTKRAPTKEEAHSLLFAWKLAKHVTSNAVVYVRGEHAVGIGAGQMSRVDSAKIASFKANEPTKGCVMASDAFFPFRDAVDAAAEAGITAIIQPGGSVRDQESIDAANEHNIAMVYTGCRVFRHG from the coding sequence ATGGGTGTGGAGATCATCTCCACCGGCGGAACCTACAGGCTTCTGAACGAGAACGGTATCAAGGTCATCGAGGTGGCCGAGGTTACCGGATTCCCGGAGATGCTCGACGGCCGTGTCAAGACCCTTCACCCCAAGATCCACGCAGGAATCCTGGCAAGGAGGGACGTGCCCGAGCACATGAAGGCCATCGCCGACATGGGTATCGAGCCCATCGACATGATCGTCGTCAACCTCTATCCCTTCAAACAGACCGTTCTCAAGGAGGGAGCAACTCTCGAGGAGATCGTCGAGAACATCGACATCGGGGGACCCAGCATGATTCGTGCCGCTGCCAAGAACTACAAGTCCGTGGCGGTCGTCACCGGACCTGAGCAGTACTCCGACATCCTCGATGCCATGAAGGCCAACGACGGAGAGATCGGAGAGGATCTGCTCGCAACCCTCATGGCCAACGCCTTCACCGTCACCGCCAACTACGATGCGATGATCGCCAGCCAGATGAACCCCCGCTTCGCCAAGGAGCTGTTCCCTGCTTCCTGGCCCCAGCCTGTGGAGAAGGTCTGCGACCTCAGGTACGGAGAGAACCCCAACCAGAAGGCAGCCTTCTATTCCATGCCCTTTACCAAGGGCGTCACCGTCGCCAAGGCGGAGATCCTTCACGGAAAGGAGCTCTCTTACAACAACATCCTCGACCTGGACAAGGCCCTGGACATCGTGATGGACTTCGAGAGGCCCACCGCGACCATCATGAAACACACCAACCCCTGCGGACTCGCCAGCGACGACACCATCGCCAAGGCATTCAGGACCGCATACGATGTCGATCCCCTCTCCGCTTTCGGCTGCGTCATCGCGCTGAACCGCAAGTGCGACCTGGAGACCGCCAACATGATCCACGAGTACTTCGTGGAGGCAGTCATCGCACCCGACTTCGACAAGGAGGCACTCGAGGTGCTGTCCCTCAAGAAGAGCATCCGTCTCCTCAGGACCAACCAGCCCATCGGACCCGCCTACCGTGTCAGGGAGATGAAGACCAAAAAGGTCCAGGGAGGACTGCTCGTCCAGACAGACGAGGACGTTCCCGTGGATCCCGAGAACCTGCAGGTCGTCACCAAGCGCGCACCCACCAAGGAGGAGGCTCACTCCCTGCTGTTCGCATGGAAACTCGCCAAGCACGTCACCTCCAACGCTGTCGTGTACGTCCGCGGAGAGCACGCTGTCGGAATCGGAGCCGGACAGATGAGCCGTGTCGATTCCGCCAAGATCGCATCCTTCAAGGCCAACGAGCCCACCAAGGGATGCGTAATGGCCTCCGATGCGTTCTTCCCCTTCAGGGACGCTGTGGATGCAGCCGCCGAGGCGGGAATCACCGCCATCATCCAGCCCGGAGGAAGCGTCAGGGATCAGGAATCCATCGATGCTGCCAACGAGCACAACATCGCGATGGTTTATACCGGCTGCCGTGTCTTCAGGCACGGATGA
- a CDS encoding ribosomal protein L11 methyltransferase PrmA: MTQTMKKKELEMLLEKVRPFAEPDPRLEQYPTPAVIAADITYSAYAAGDIEGMKVLDLGCGTGMFSVAAALLGAGAVVGYDISEKALSIAEQNAGDLGLSITFKQSDIRDVEEGADTVLMNPPFGSQNRNADRPFLEKALESAERVYSIHMANTLDFVRTFAEERGRKVVSHKIYKYVIPHTFSFHTKMKQTVEIAAVVIH, from the coding sequence ATGACCCAGACAATGAAAAAGAAAGAGCTGGAGATGCTGCTCGAGAAGGTGAGGCCCTTCGCCGAACCCGATCCGCGGCTGGAACAGTACCCGACCCCGGCGGTGATTGCGGCCGACATCACATATTCGGCTTACGCCGCAGGGGACATCGAGGGCATGAAGGTCCTCGACCTGGGGTGCGGCACGGGGATGTTCTCCGTGGCGGCAGCTCTTCTGGGGGCGGGAGCGGTCGTAGGATATGACATATCCGAGAAAGCGCTCAGCATAGCGGAACAGAACGCCGGGGATCTGGGTCTCAGCATAACGTTCAAGCAGTCGGACATCCGCGACGTTGAAGAAGGTGCGGACACGGTGCTCATGAACCCTCCCTTCGGCAGCCAGAACCGTAATGCGGACCGCCCGTTCCTGGAGAAAGCCCTTGAATCGGCGGAGAGGGTCTACTCCATCCATATGGCCAACACCTTGGATTTCGTCAGGACATTCGCCGAGGAACGTGGACGGAAGGTCGTCTCTCATAAAATTTATAAGTACGTAATCCCCCATACTTTCTCGTTCCATACCAAGATGAAACAGACCGTGGAAATTGCCGCGGTGGTTATACATTGA
- a CDS encoding exosome complex RNA-binding protein Csl4 gives MTQKQVLPGDEIAVEEEYVAAEGTYVRDGKIYASQVGTLVLDDNECIAKVVSYNPPNILQIGDVVYLNIDDCRKTMATATAIATEGNDRPIGSSTVATIHVSKISPDYTDNVADEFRKGDLVRGKVISVKPSLQLTTKEPHLGVVRAQCGICKTELVPKGKKNLFCPKCKRSQPRKLADDYGDVVI, from the coding sequence ATGACTCAGAAACAGGTTCTTCCCGGAGACGAGATTGCGGTTGAGGAGGAGTACGTGGCTGCGGAAGGCACCTACGTAAGGGACGGTAAGATCTACGCCTCCCAGGTCGGCACCCTCGTACTCGACGACAACGAATGCATCGCGAAGGTCGTCTCCTACAATCCCCCCAACATCCTTCAGATCGGAGACGTCGTCTACCTCAACATCGATGACTGCAGGAAGACCATGGCCACTGCCACCGCCATCGCCACCGAAGGCAACGACAGGCCCATCGGCAGCAGCACCGTCGCCACCATCCATGTCTCCAAGATCTCCCCAGACTACACCGACAACGTGGCCGACGAGTTCAGGAAGGGAGACCTGGTCCGCGGTAAGGTCATCAGTGTCAAACCCTCGCTCCAGCTCACCACCAAGGAACCTCATCTCGGAGTCGTCCGCGCCCAATGCGGTATCTGCAAGACCGAACTGGTCCCCAAGGGAAAGAAGAACCTCTTCTGTCCCAAATGCAAGCGCTCACAGCCCAGGAAACTGGCGGACGACTACGGAGACGTCGTAATATGA
- a CDS encoding thiamine biosynthesis ATP pyrophosphatase ThiI2: MKVLCLLSGGIDSPVAAYLMSKVGAEVILLHMDLSPYADERLLGKVKKQTEALRQATGKDIPLYASPHGIAQQVIVDKADSLYRCILCKHVMQLTAKNLCQKLGASAIVMGDSLGQVASQTLLNIRSEVNGVGIPIIRPLIGYDKLEIIEIAKKIGTYEISNMEARECTIVPKKVVTESDIKKSQELYEAIDSLTLAEKSAEATVRVL, from the coding sequence ATGAAAGTCCTGTGCCTTCTCTCCGGCGGCATCGATTCACCGGTGGCCGCCTATCTCATGTCGAAAGTGGGAGCTGAGGTCATACTTTTGCACATGGACCTGAGCCCCTATGCCGACGAGAGACTTCTCGGGAAGGTCAAGAAACAGACCGAAGCCCTGCGTCAGGCCACAGGGAAGGACATTCCCCTTTACGCCTCACCCCACGGCATCGCCCAGCAGGTCATCGTGGACAAGGCGGACAGCCTCTATCGCTGCATCCTCTGCAAGCACGTGATGCAGCTGACCGCCAAGAACCTGTGTCAGAAACTCGGAGCATCCGCCATCGTCATGGGTGATTCCTTGGGACAGGTCGCCTCCCAGACCCTGCTGAACATCAGGTCCGAGGTGAACGGTGTGGGCATCCCGATCATAAGGCCGCTCATCGGTTACGACAAACTGGAGATCATCGAGATTGCCAAGAAGATCGGTACCTACGAGATATCCAACATGGAGGCCAGGGAATGCACCATAGTTCCCAAGAAAGTAGTCACCGAATCCGACATCAAGAAGTCCCAGGAACTCTATGAAGCCATCGATTCGCTGACACTAGCCGAGAAATCGGCCGAAGCCACCGTCAGAGTCCTCTGA
- a CDS encoding DEAD/DEAH box helicase domain-containing protein yields the protein MTFPDYFPYTHRPGQAEMIRLVRDCVHDGRHLVVEAGTGTGKTVTALCAALEGTANSGRKVIFLTRTKSQQRQIALEARAIADKADVVCIAIQGRGPATCPMMQNDRELVSGTSEELSKLCATLKKGGTEAGTCSFFDNLDDAAVEACISFVRSSHPDPEEFREFCSVRGICPYEAAKRVLPYANVVSAPYPFFFIPGIRTHFLEWMGIGERDAVVIMDEAHNLPNYLRDIQTYRMTQRALDLTMKEADENKDPEIYEGLTVKDAVTLVQDVLRDALEQFLRRDNDLIPPGYLSEEMMTRLGMTTYGIRDMLMSMYTVGEAVADEKKRRRKLPRSHILTLARFLLAWISCGEGSHVYLVAGGDNPYLEAYCLDASDAADPLLSCHSTVSMSGTLRPLDVYVKELSLYDPVTDSRPSPFPPGNLKVGYVRDVSTKYDELNGSEDTYERLKRYVIDLVNCVHRSTAVFFPSYALMDRFIADGVPGMLGREIYYEKSGMPQSELMEQMVDFKCSEGAVLFAVTGGRISEGLDFPGKELELAILVGIPYAKPSAKQDALVHYCQSRYGNGWDMAVKVPAVRKMRQAIGRLIRSETDRGVAVILDRRAADLAGIDAEYMEDPVASVREFFVNG from the coding sequence ATGACCTTCCCCGATTATTTTCCCTATACGCACAGGCCCGGCCAGGCGGAGATGATCCGTCTGGTCAGGGACTGTGTCCATGACGGCCGCCACCTTGTGGTCGAGGCGGGCACCGGTACGGGTAAGACCGTTACTGCGCTGTGCGCCGCATTAGAAGGCACAGCAAACTCCGGCCGCAAGGTGATTTTCCTCACCCGCACCAAGTCCCAGCAGCGTCAGATCGCTCTGGAGGCGAGGGCCATCGCAGATAAGGCGGATGTGGTTTGTATCGCTATCCAGGGTCGCGGTCCCGCCACCTGCCCCATGATGCAGAATGACCGCGAATTGGTGTCAGGGACCTCAGAGGAACTGTCCAAGCTGTGCGCCACATTGAAGAAGGGCGGCACCGAGGCAGGCACATGTTCCTTCTTCGACAATCTGGATGATGCGGCTGTCGAGGCATGCATCTCCTTCGTCCGCTCATCCCATCCCGATCCCGAGGAATTCAGGGAGTTCTGTTCTGTCCGCGGTATCTGTCCCTATGAGGCTGCCAAGCGCGTCCTCCCCTATGCCAACGTGGTCAGCGCACCTTATCCGTTCTTCTTCATACCCGGCATCCGCACCCATTTCCTGGAATGGATGGGCATCGGGGAGAGGGATGCCGTCGTCATCATGGACGAGGCCCACAATCTGCCCAATTACCTGCGGGACATCCAAACATACCGCATGACCCAGCGTGCCCTGGATCTCACCATGAAGGAGGCGGATGAGAACAAGGATCCGGAGATCTATGAAGGGCTTACGGTGAAGGATGCGGTCACCCTCGTTCAGGATGTCCTGAGGGATGCCCTGGAGCAGTTCCTCCGCAGGGACAATGACCTCATCCCCCCGGGATATCTCAGCGAGGAGATGATGACCCGTCTGGGCATGACCACCTACGGAATACGGGATATGCTGATGTCCATGTACACGGTCGGGGAGGCGGTGGCAGACGAGAAGAAACGCAGGAGAAAGCTCCCCCGTTCCCACATACTCACCCTGGCCCGTTTCCTCCTGGCATGGATATCCTGCGGAGAGGGCTCACATGTCTATCTGGTGGCCGGCGGCGACAACCCCTATCTGGAAGCGTACTGCCTCGATGCCAGCGATGCGGCGGATCCGTTATTATCCTGCCATTCCACCGTGAGCATGTCCGGGACCTTGCGTCCTCTGGACGTCTACGTGAAGGAGCTGAGTCTTTACGATCCGGTCACCGATTCCCGTCCTTCCCCGTTCCCTCCGGGCAATCTCAAGGTGGGTTATGTCCGTGACGTCTCCACCAAATACGATGAGCTGAACGGCAGTGAGGATACCTACGAGAGGCTCAAGAGATACGTCATTGACCTCGTGAACTGCGTTCACAGAAGCACAGCGGTGTTCTTTCCATCGTATGCCCTCATGGACCGTTTCATTGCCGATGGGGTCCCCGGGATGCTGGGAAGGGAAATCTACTACGAGAAGAGCGGTATGCCCCAGTCGGAACTCATGGAGCAGATGGTCGATTTCAAATGCAGCGAGGGTGCGGTCCTGTTCGCCGTGACAGGCGGGAGGATCAGCGAAGGGCTCGACTTCCCCGGAAAGGAGCTGGAGCTCGCTATCCTGGTCGGGATACCCTATGCAAAACCCTCCGCCAAACAGGATGCATTGGTGCATTACTGTCAGAGCCGTTACGGTAACGGATGGGATATGGCTGTGAAAGTGCCAGCGGTCAGAAAGATGAGGCAGGCCATCGGACGTCTGATCCGTTCGGAGACCGACCGTGGAGTGGCCGTGATCCTCGACCGCAGGGCCGCCGATCTGGCAGGAATCGATGCGGAGTACATGGAAGACCCCGTTGCTTCCGTCAGAGAGTTCTTCGTCAATGGATAA
- a CDS encoding phosphoglycerate dehydrogenase SerA yields MTTKILVSDKLDKAGLEILEASGLPVVMKPGMTEDELCAEIVDYDALIIRSGTKVTKKVIDAAKKLRLIGRAGVGVDNVDIPYATEKGILIMNTPSANTLSAAEHTCAMILAMARNVPQAHQSMHEGKWDRSKFTGVELNGKTLGIIGTGRVGLEVARRLKAFNMTMVASDPFPPRQEVLDEIGIKLLPNADEVVKVADFITIHSPLLPSTKDMISDAQFKMMKPTCRIANVARGGIVNEDALYRALKDNVIAGAAFDVWCNEPLSEEEQKLLELPNLVTTPHLGASTKEAQLRVAVDIANSAVKYLKDGIITNAINAPRGKLTPETEPFVPLAEGLGVFANHLNAGKNVERFEVTANGSMAEGDTNLLRVYAVKGFIRDMVGMDNANLVNAEPIAKSKGVEIKDSKNAGSVNYSNILEIKTVAGKDVETVSGTVFGEEPRLVGYNGYSFNVPLSGNMVFLNYADKTGIVGAVGTVLGKAGVDIQQMAVSVNGSGKALMVLLVGKAIDSKLVDELAKAIDGTAKFVAVN; encoded by the coding sequence GTGACCACCAAGATTCTTGTATCCGACAAACTCGACAAAGCGGGTCTCGAGATCCTCGAGGCCTCCGGACTCCCTGTCGTAATGAAACCCGGAATGACCGAGGACGAACTCTGCGCTGAGATCGTGGATTACGACGCACTCATCATCAGGTCCGGCACCAAGGTGACCAAGAAGGTCATCGATGCCGCCAAGAAGCTCAGGCTCATCGGCCGTGCGGGAGTCGGTGTCGACAACGTAGACATCCCCTACGCCACCGAGAAGGGTATCCTCATCATGAACACCCCCTCCGCCAACACCCTTTCCGCAGCGGAGCACACCTGTGCCATGATCCTTGCCATGGCAAGGAACGTCCCCCAGGCCCACCAGTCCATGCACGAGGGCAAGTGGGACAGGTCCAAGTTCACCGGAGTCGAGCTCAACGGCAAGACCCTCGGAATCATCGGTACCGGCCGTGTCGGTCTCGAGGTCGCCAGGAGGCTCAAGGCATTCAACATGACCATGGTCGCCAGCGACCCCTTCCCTCCCAGGCAGGAGGTCCTCGACGAGATCGGCATCAAGCTCCTTCCCAACGCGGACGAGGTAGTCAAGGTCGCCGATTTCATCACCATCCACAGTCCCCTGCTGCCCTCCACCAAGGACATGATCTCGGACGCCCAGTTCAAGATGATGAAACCCACCTGCAGGATCGCCAATGTGGCCCGCGGAGGAATCGTCAACGAGGATGCTCTCTATAGGGCACTCAAGGACAACGTCATCGCAGGCGCGGCATTCGATGTCTGGTGCAACGAGCCTCTCTCCGAGGAGGAGCAGAAGCTCCTGGAGCTGCCCAACCTCGTCACCACCCCCCACCTCGGTGCCAGCACCAAAGAGGCACAGCTCAGGGTGGCCGTCGACATCGCCAATTCCGCTGTCAAGTACCTGAAGGACGGCATCATCACCAACGCCATCAACGCACCCCGCGGCAAGCTCACCCCCGAGACCGAACCTTTCGTACCCCTCGCAGAGGGACTCGGAGTGTTCGCCAACCACCTCAACGCCGGCAAGAACGTCGAGCGCTTCGAGGTTACCGCCAACGGCTCCATGGCCGAGGGCGACACCAACCTCCTCAGGGTCTACGCCGTGAAGGGATTCATCAGGGATATGGTCGGCATGGACAACGCCAACCTCGTTAACGCAGAGCCCATCGCCAAATCCAAGGGAGTCGAAATCAAGGATTCCAAGAACGCAGGCTCCGTCAACTACTCCAACATCCTTGAGATCAAGACCGTGGCCGGCAAGGATGTCGAGACCGTCAGCGGTACCGTCTTCGGCGAGGAGCCCAGGCTGGTAGGCTACAACGGTTACTCCTTCAACGTACCCCTCTCGGGTAACATGGTCTTCCTCAACTACGCCGACAAGACCGGAATCGTAGGTGCCGTCGGTACCGTTCTGGGTAAGGCAGGCGTCGACATCCAGCAGATGGCCGTCTCCGTCAACGGAAGCGGAAAGGCTCTCATGGTCCTGCTGGTCGGCAAGGCCATCGACAGCAAACTCGTCGACGAGCTCGCAAAGGCCATCGACGGAACCGCCAAGTTCGTGGCGGTCAACTGA
- a CDS encoding aminotransferase class V family yields the protein MSRKLYTVGPVYVADDTLKAMDRPMITHRSKEYKELHKSIEDKLREVLDTNYDFLMVSGSATVLLEGAARSGISKKSLGLTSGSFGDRSIEVAETNGKTVDKVKVPLGTAVKPADIEGKVAKDTEAVHWVSNESSSGVYCDSVALAEEVRSQNPDSLIMIDAVTSMFAMDLKFSKVQPDSVVFGTQKALALPPGMAFAAVSPKFLAKAEKVENKGFYADFTRLKEKNDENYALTTPPVSLMYGVDYQLDKMLKEGMATRYRRHQEMADMIRSWASKKMQGVFPEKGYESNTIGVVKRGDLDFDKFHSIIKSMGMEISNGYGSAKNTTFRIGHMGDLTCTDIKALIAVMNEALEEMKQ from the coding sequence ATGAGCAGAAAATTGTACACTGTCGGCCCCGTGTACGTGGCCGACGACACCCTCAAGGCGATGGACAGGCCTATGATCACCCACAGGAGCAAGGAATACAAGGAGCTCCACAAATCCATCGAGGACAAACTCCGCGAGGTCCTCGACACCAACTACGACTTCCTCATGGTGTCCGGTTCCGCTACCGTACTTCTTGAAGGAGCCGCCAGGAGCGGTATCTCCAAGAAGTCCCTCGGACTGACCTCCGGTTCCTTCGGAGACAGGTCCATCGAGGTCGCCGAGACCAACGGCAAGACCGTCGACAAGGTGAAGGTCCCCCTCGGCACCGCCGTCAAGCCTGCCGACATCGAGGGCAAGGTCGCCAAGGACACCGAGGCTGTACACTGGGTCTCCAACGAGTCCTCCTCCGGAGTATACTGCGACTCCGTCGCACTCGCAGAGGAAGTAAGGTCCCAGAACCCCGACTCCCTCATCATGATCGACGCCGTCACCTCCATGTTCGCCATGGATCTCAAGTTCAGCAAGGTGCAGCCCGACTCCGTCGTGTTCGGCACCCAGAAAGCCCTCGCCCTCCCTCCCGGAATGGCGTTCGCCGCCGTATCCCCCAAGTTCCTCGCCAAGGCCGAGAAGGTCGAGAACAAGGGATTCTACGCCGACTTCACCAGGCTCAAGGAGAAGAACGACGAGAATTACGCCCTCACCACCCCGCCCGTATCGCTCATGTACGGTGTGGACTACCAGCTCGACAAGATGCTGAAAGAGGGAATGGCCACCAGGTACAGAAGGCACCAGGAGATGGCCGACATGATCCGCAGCTGGGCCTCCAAGAAGATGCAGGGCGTCTTCCCCGAGAAGGGCTACGAGTCCAACACCATCGGAGTCGTCAAGAGGGGCGACCTCGACTTCGACAAATTCCATTCCATCATCAAATCCATGGGCATGGAGATCTCCAACGGTTACGGTTCCGCGAAGAACACCACTTTCAGGATCGGACACATGGGAGACCTCACCTGCACCGACATCAAAGCCCTCATCGCCGTCATGAATGAGGCACTTGAGGAGATGAAACAGTGA